Below is a window of Planococcus rifietoensis DNA.
AAGTCTATAATCCGCTATGAATATAAAAGGAAATCACCATTTCTACATTCAAAAATCAATGTGCTATCTGAGTATTTGGAGAAACGTTTGCTCGTAAAATCTTCTGCTCAATAATGCTGCGCATTACTTCGCAAAGACAATGTCTCCCGTAGGTCGACCTTATCTTTCCTGTGGGACTAGCGGGTTTGAGAGACCCCGCCAGGCAATGAATGAGCGAAGCTGTGCTGAGCACATTCATTTGCGATGCTCGAACGTAGTGAGAGTTGAGCAACGTTTTTAGTGACGAGGAGGCTCGATTCCCGCCCCACGGAAAGCGAGCGATAAGCTTCGGAAAATACGGTTTCCTTAGTTTCTCGACAGCCATTAAAAAAAGAGCTCACGGATGAGCTCTTTTTTTATTCAACAGCCAGTCGGCGCACCGATCATGACCAGGCCGCCTTGCTCGCCTTGTGTATCAAAATCCAAGGCGAGCTCCTCTGCCATTTCTTTTGCGTCCGGCGCGACCGCTACACGGATGCCGTTCACATCGATGAGTTCATCCGTTTGTTCGGGTGCATCGAGCGACAAGCCGATTTGCGGGCCGCAGCAGCCGGCGACTGCATAAAGGCGCAAGTTTTCTGTTTGCTGTTCTTCCAGAATGGACTGGATATAGTTCTTAGCTTCATCGGTAATCATCATAAACTCCATCTCCCCTGTTCTTTTCAATTATTCTTCACTTTAACATGGACTAGGCTTGCGGAAAAATGCGGTGCAGCGATTCTTTCAATTCCGGCTTCACGCTGATGATCGGCCGTACGTTCGTCGCCATTTGTTCGGCTTCTTCAACCGTCTTCGCTTCACCTAATGCAAGCAAAGTGCCGATTGCGACAGTACCAGTGCGATTGCTGCCCCCTGCGCAGTGGAAAAAGACTTTCTTGCCTTCTTCGTACGCAGTGACAACCCCGTCCACCGCTTCTTGTATCGACTCATCCTGATGTTCTTTAGAATCGTCGACAATCGGTGCATGGATGCGTGTATAGCTTTCATCGTTGTCTCCTGCTTCTGCGCGCAAATCGAAGACGACGTCGATGCCTTCATTTTCAACTGCTGTTTTCGCATCTGCTGCGCCGCCGATGAAAATGCGGTCTTTCACTAATTGCTGGTATGCTTCACTCATCGTTTGCCTCATCCCTTCCAAACTAATTTGATGTCCCTATTATTATAAAATGAATTCTTTCAATTGGTCATATCCAATTTTCTCTTCTTCGAGCCAAGGAATGATGGCGCATTTCTCGGCCAGTTCTGCGTCAACTTTGCGAATCCACTTTTTCTCGGAGATCGCGCGTCCCCTCAATACAGCATCTGCTGTATTTGTAGCATAAAGGCTTTGGTTAATGACCCACCATTTCGGCTCAATCCCGGCACGCTTTAAGTCTTCTTCGAGACGCGCCGCTTCCAACACCGGCGTCGCTTCCGCCAAGGTGACGATGACGACGCCTGTTTCTTTTGGATTGCGCAGGCGCGGCAATAGTTTTTTCACACTGTCCGGCACATCACCGGTCGAGCGGCTCATTTCCTTATGATAGGCTTCTGTCGAATCGAGCAGCAATAAAGTATGACCCGTCGGCGCAGTATCGATAACGACGATTTCGTTCTCGGATTTCTCCACTACTTTGGCGAAGGCTTGGAACAACGCGATTTCTTCGGTGCACGGCGATTCCAGGTCTTCTTTCAAATAAGCGAGCTCTTCCTCGGTCATCCCGCCGCCTGCCTGTTCAATGACGGTTTCTTTATAACGCGCCACTTCGATGTCTGGATTGATGCTGCTGATGGACAAATTGTCGCGTATGCCGCTTCCTTCAAACGTATACGCCAAGTGAGCTGCTGGGTCGGTCGTCGTCAAATGGACTTTATAGCCTTTTTCGGATAAGCCGACTGCGATGGCGGATGCAACGGAAGTTTTGCCGACGCCGCCTTTGCCCATCGTGAAAATGACGCGCGTATTGTGTTCGGAAAAGTCATCGATGACGCTGTTCAATCCCGGCAAGTCGAGCGGATCTCCCCCTTCTTCCGTTTCGAACGAAGTGATTGAGTATGAACTGAACAGATGGCGCAAGTTTTCGACACCCGTAAGCGAATAAGAAACGTATGGCAACGAATAAGCCATCACTTGCTTCAACGCTTCAGGTGTCTGTTCAATCGCCGCACGTTGCCGCTTGTAGAATGCCGTAGAGACCGCGTCTTCCGGCTGATGCGTCTGAAGCAGCCCGTTGACGATGAGCCATTGGTTTTTAATGCCGATTTCTTTTAATTCAAATGATGCACGGTCTGCCTCGAGCAAAGAGGAATTGTCGGGGCGCGCAACCAAAATCAAGGTCGTTTTATCGCCATCGGACAGCGAATCCACCGCTTTTTTGTACAGCGCCTTTTTGCCTTCTAGCCCAGCGAGCGGGCCGAGACATGATGCGCCGTGTGTGCTATCTTCCAAAAAGCCGCTCCACGCCGTCGGCAATTGCAAAAGACGCAGCGTATGGCCGGTCGGTGCCGTATCGAACAGCACATGGTCGTATTGCGCTAAAATCTCTTCATCTGCCAGCAAATGCGAAAACTCATCGAACGCCGCGATTTCCACCGTGCAAGCTCCGGATAATTGCTCTTCCATCGTTGCGAGCACCGCATCCGGCAATTTGCCGCGATAAGGGCCGATGACACTCTCTTTATAAGCTTTGGCCGCTTGTTCCGGGTCGATATTGCAGGCGGACAAATTCGCGACGGACGGAATGGATTTCGGATCATTTGTCAGTTGGACTTCCAGCACGTCTTGCAAATTAGAAGCAGGATCGGTGCTGACGAGTAATACCTTCTTGCCCTGATCAGCTAAGGCGACAGCTGTGGCACACGCAGTCGAAGTTTTTCCGACACCGCCTTTACCGGTGAAAAACAGAAACGGAGTGACGGCCATTTGATTCGGATTGAACAATGAATACATAGGAATGCTCCTTTAGTTGTTGATGTTCAGTGACACGCGCACGCGCGGCTTTTCCTGCAATTCAGACGGTGCGGTCTCGAACCACTCTGCCAATTCTTCTGTTGTCGGGTATTCGGCAATCTTTACGACTTCTCCGTTGACCAGCACGACCGGCAACGCGTCCGGCCCTTTATCGACCAGCACTTGATTGACTTGTCTATTGTCCACAAACGCACCAGGATCATCCGTCAAATTATGGCGTGAAATCGCAAAGCCCTTTTTCTCGAGTGAATACACAGCCGACGCGATGCGCGTCAGTTCCGGGTCCACAGTAGGGCCGCAAACACCCGTCGAACAGCACATCGCCGGATCGAAAATTTCTACCTTTTTCATATTCAGCTCTCCTTCAACCTGTGTAGTTTGGTTCTATTAAATAAGATTAGAGTCATCGTACATATGCTTACTCTATTCAAAACTTCGAACAGCTAGATTTGAAAGATTTAACATTCTAATATTGGAGATGAAGCGGAAGGCCTTGACTCCTGGGGGACCCCCGGGCAGCCGATATCGCGACGTCCTGTCGCATCGCCTGCATGACCCACATCCTGTGGCCCTAAAGCAAGGCCTGGAGCGCAATCTCCCCCTCCCGAAACTTCACTTACTCACCAGTTGCAGCGAAATGGCGGATGCGCGCTTCGATGTCATCGCGTACCGATTGGAACACTTTCCATTTCTCTTCTTCGGTACCTTGCGCTTTCGCCGGATCCGTAAAGCCCCAGTGGTCGCGTTTTACATGAGGCGGCGTCATTGGGCATTTATCTGCCGCATCGCCGCAAAGCGTCACCACAAAATCCGCATTGTTTAAAATTTCAGTGTCGATGACATCAGATGTTTGATTCGAAATATCGATATTCACTTCATTCATCGCTTTTACGGCGTTCGGGTTCAAGCCATGCGCTTCGATTCCGGCACTCAATACTTGCCACTCATCGCCCAAAATTTCTTTCCCCCAGCCTTCCGCCATTTGGCTGCGGCATGAATTGCCCGTGCATAAAAAGTACAATGTTTTTTTCGTCATATTGATTAGCTCCCTTGTTCCATGAATGGTTTTTAGTATCTCTATGTTTATTCAACTTCTTGCGTTTTTCGTATCAACAATTACTCACAACGAATGCGCAGTCCCTGCTCCACCAATCTCTCGATGCGCTCATCCTGGCTTGGAATGAATGCCAAGACTTGTATGAGCATGTCGTATAATTCACTGTCCTGGTTCAATGAATAGAAAATCCATTGCCCCTTGCGTTTTTCTTTCACCAACCCAAGATCCCGTAATTTACGCAAGTGCTGGCTGATCGCCGACTGGCTGACGTTGAAGATTTCCACAAATTCACAGACGCAGCAATCGTTTTTTTCGAGCAATTTGACCATCGACAATCTCGTCTTATCGCCCAATAGCTTCAGCACCATGCTCGCTTTGTCAATTTCTATTTCGCGCGCTTTCACTTCCATCGGATGATTCCCCCCGCTTCTATACTTAGGTCTGGTTAAATACTGTAATGCCAAATACAGCATATCAGCATATACTTATATGTTCAAGCAGTGATCTGGATGATAAAACATATGCAACACGTATTTCCATAGAAAAAAGGAGCGGCATGTTCCCGCTCCTTAGTGGCCGATTCTTTTCTTCAGTGATGATGATGCCCTGCCGCTTCAGCCTCTTCTTGCCCTTGGCAGCGAATCGAGTCGTCATGTGGGTGGTCTTCATTTTCCAATTGGACGGTGACATGGCCGATTTTCAGCTCCAACAGCGCATGTTCAATATCCCTAAGCACTTGCTGGCTGTCTTTGAACGAGATATGTTCTTTGACGACTACATGTCC
It encodes the following:
- a CDS encoding HesB/IscA family protein; translated protein: MMITDEAKNYIQSILEEQQTENLRLYAVAGCCGPQIGLSLDAPEQTDELIDVNGIRVAVAPDAKEMAEELALDFDTQGEQGGLVMIGAPTGC
- the arsC gene encoding arsenate reductase (thioredoxin) — encoded protein: MTKKTLYFLCTGNSCRSQMAEGWGKEILGDEWQVLSAGIEAHGLNPNAVKAMNEVNIDISNQTSDVIDTEILNNADFVVTLCGDAADKCPMTPPHVKRDHWGFTDPAKAQGTEEEKWKVFQSVRDDIEARIRHFAATGE
- a CDS encoding ArsR/SmtB family transcription factor yields the protein MEVKAREIEIDKASMVLKLLGDKTRLSMVKLLEKNDCCVCEFVEIFNVSQSAISQHLRKLRDLGLVKEKRKGQWIFYSLNQDSELYDMLIQVLAFIPSQDERIERLVEQGLRIRCE
- a CDS encoding protein-tyrosine phosphatase family protein, giving the protein MSEAYQQLVKDRIFIGGAADAKTAVENEGIDVVFDLRAEAGDNDESYTRIHAPIVDDSKEHQDESIQEAVDGVVTAYEEGKKVFFHCAGGSNRTGTVAIGTLLALGEAKTVEEAEQMATNVRPIISVKPELKESLHRIFPQA
- the arsD gene encoding arsenite efflux transporter metallochaperone ArsD — protein: MKKVEIFDPAMCCSTGVCGPTVDPELTRIASAVYSLEKKGFAISRHNLTDDPGAFVDNRQVNQVLVDKGPDALPVVLVNGEVVKIAEYPTTEELAEWFETAPSELQEKPRVRVSLNINN
- the arsA gene encoding arsenical pump-driving ATPase codes for the protein MYSLFNPNQMAVTPFLFFTGKGGVGKTSTACATAVALADQGKKVLLVSTDPASNLQDVLEVQLTNDPKSIPSVANLSACNIDPEQAAKAYKESVIGPYRGKLPDAVLATMEEQLSGACTVEIAAFDEFSHLLADEEILAQYDHVLFDTAPTGHTLRLLQLPTAWSGFLEDSTHGASCLGPLAGLEGKKALYKKAVDSLSDGDKTTLILVARPDNSSLLEADRASFELKEIGIKNQWLIVNGLLQTHQPEDAVSTAFYKRQRAAIEQTPEALKQVMAYSLPYVSYSLTGVENLRHLFSSYSITSFETEEGGDPLDLPGLNSVIDDFSEHNTRVIFTMGKGGVGKTSVASAIAVGLSEKGYKVHLTTTDPAAHLAYTFEGSGIRDNLSISSINPDIEVARYKETVIEQAGGGMTEEELAYLKEDLESPCTEEIALFQAFAKVVEKSENEIVVIDTAPTGHTLLLLDSTEAYHKEMSRSTGDVPDSVKKLLPRLRNPKETGVVIVTLAEATPVLEAARLEEDLKRAGIEPKWWVINQSLYATNTADAVLRGRAISEKKWIRKVDAELAEKCAIIPWLEEEKIGYDQLKEFIL